TTGCGCGGCGTGGGCCAGGCGATGGCGCCGGGCACCACGTGGGCGGGCAGCGTCCACTCAAATTCGGTGGGCAGGCCGGAGTCGCCCGGGTTTTTCCAGTAGCTGTGCCAGCCCGGCGCGTGCTCGATCTGCAAACCCAGCCACAGCGGCTGCCCCGCCGCCACCCCTTGCGGCGCATGCACCAGCAGCGCGGTGCGCGACTCGGGCGTGACCACCGGCGCCGAAACCAGCGCGCCGGCCGTGTTTGCGCCCGCAGACGCTACTGCCCACAACGGCGCCGCCGGCGCTTGCGCCCAAACACCCCACCCAAGGCAAAGCCCGAGCAGCAAAACAGCCAAAGACTTGAACATGCAGACTAATGTAAACGCTGACCGCATTCGAGCGCAGCCTTGGGGGCATAGTTCCCCTACCCCCCGGAGCTTACACCACAGACTGCACGGGGCGCCCCGTTGCCCCGCGCAGCTCGGCAACTGGGCAGCCGTGCAGCGCTTGCGCCCATGGCACAGCGGGCGCTACTCGCCCACGCGCTTGGACTTGTTCAAATCCACCCCGAGCTGCTTGAGCTTGCGGTACAGGTGGGTGCGCTCGAGCCCGGTTTTTTCGGCCACCCGGGTCATGGAGCCGTTTTCTTGGTTCAGGTGGAATTCGAAGTAGGCTTTCTCGAAGGCGTCGCGGGCCTCGCGCAAGGGCGCATCGAAATCAAAGCGCTGCGTGCCCGATTCGTCATCGGCGGCGCGCGCTCCCACGAGGTGCGGTGTGGCGTCGAGCAAGGGCTCGCTGGCAGCGGGCAGCGCGGGGTCGGACTTGGCGCTTGCCGCTGGGCGCGCCACCACCCGAGTCAGGCCCTTTTGCACCGTTTGCAGCAGTTTTTGCAGGGTGATGGGCTTTTCCAAAAAGGCCATGGCCCCGATGCGGGTGGCCTCGACCGCGGTTTCGATGGTCGCGTGCCCGCTCATCATGATCACCGGCATGGTCAGCAGCCCGCCAGCGGCCCATTCCTTGAGCAGGCTGACGCCGTCGGTGTCGGGCATCCAGATGTCGAGCAACACCAGATCGGGGCGGGCAGCCAACCGCAACTCGCGCGCCCGGGCGGCGTTTTCGGCCAGCTCGACCGCGTGCCCCTCGTCGTTCAAAATTTCGAACAACAGCTCGCGTATGCCGAGTTCGTCATCAACCACCAAGATGTTTGCCATGCTGCCCGCTTGCCTTCCCGTGCAATGCTCAGTTTTGTTGCAGAGTTGCAACCCGCAATGATAGCGAGACTTGCGCCCCGCCCTGCCCCTCATCGTCTTGCCAGTGTCCGATGTCGATGCGGCCACCGTGTTCGTCGATGATTTTTTTCACCACCGCCAGCCCCAGCCCGGTGCCTTTGGCCTTGCTGGTGACGTAGGGCTCGAAGGCGCGCTTGAGGATGGCCTCGGCAAAGCCCGGTCCGTGATCGAGCACCTGCAGCCGCACCCAGCGCCCCCCCTCGGAGGCACGGGTGCGCAACAGCACGGCGGGGGCGCCGGGCGGGGTGGCGTCCTGCGCGTTTTGCACCAGATTGTGGACCACTTGGCGCACTTGCTGGGCGTCGGCCAACACCGGCGGCAGGCCGGCTTGCAAATCGAGCCGCACCGGCACGTCGGCGGCTTCGTAGAGGGCCACGATGTCGCGCAACTGGGCATTGAGATCGAGCGGCTCCAGCTGCGCGGCGGGCAGACGGGCGTAGTCGCGGAATTCGTTCACCAGCCGCTTCATGGCATCGACCTGATCGACGATGGTCTTGACCGATTTGTCCAGCAGCAGCAGCTCCGCGCCCTCGAGCTTGGGCTGCAGCTTCATGGCCAAGCGCTCGGCGGCGAGCTGGATCGGCGTCAAGGGGTTTTTGATCTCATGCGCCAGCCGCCGCGCAACTTCGGCCCAAGCCTGGGCGCGCTGGGCCGAGATGATTTCGGACACGTCGTCGAACACCAGCAGCTGCTCGCCGCTGGGCAGCAAGGCGCCGCGGGCGATCAGCGTCAGCGCCTGACGCTGGCCCTCTTGCGCGGCGTTGGCCTCGTTGCCGGGTTGCAGATCGACCGGTTGCTGCCAGTGCTGGCCTTCGTGCTGCACCGAGTCGGCCAGAAAACGGTCGAACTGCTGCTGCACAAAATCGGCAAAACCGCGCAAGCCGGGCACGGCGTGCAGGCCCTGCCCCAAGTGCGCGTTCAGCGGCACGCGCAAGATGCGCATGGCACCCGGGTTGGCGCTCAGCAGGCGCTGCTGCGCGTCGAGCACCACCACGCCCGCGCTCAGGTTGTCGAGCAGGGTTTGCAGGTTGGCGCGCGCGGCATCGACCTGCCCGATGCTGCGCTGCACCGCCTGCCGCGCCTCCAGCAGCTCTTGCGTCATGTGGGCAAAGCTGCGCGTCAGGCCCGCCAGTTCGTCTTTGGTGGGCAGGGCTTGTTTGGGCGTGAGGTCGCCGCGCGCCACATCGCGCATGCCTTCGGCCAGCACCAGCAGCGGCCGCATCAGTTGCTGGCCCAGCAGCAAGGCCAGCAGCACGGCCCCAAAGGTGGCCAAAAAGAGCGCCAGCGTGAGGGTGCCGATGTACATGCTGCGCAAGCCCTCGCGCGCCAGCGCCCGCTCCTGGTATTCGCGGTTGGCCAATTGCACCGACAAGGCGTCGGCCACCAAGGCCGCGGGCAAGATGGACACCACTTGCAAAAAACGCGGCTCTAGGCCGATGCCAAAGCCGTGCGGCTCCACCAGCACCAGCACGCGGATGCGTGGCAGCTGCGCGGCCGGCAACTGCAGCACCTGCTGCGGCTCGGCCAGCGTTTCCAGCTCTTCAAGGCCTTCGATGCGGGTGATGGAGCGCTGGGCGCGCACCAGTCGCAGCAGCTCGGGCGAAGGCGCGGCAGGCAGCAGCTCGAAGCGCGACTCGCCCGCTGAGCCGATGGCGCGCCCGGTGGCGCTCCACAGCACCATGTCGTGGGCCTGCATCTGGGCGCGCAGGCCCTCGAGGCTGAGCGCGGCCGCCACGTCGCTTTGCTCGCCCAGCCTCAGGGCGGCGCCACGCGACTTGGAGGCCAGATCGGCGGCCAAGGTCTCGATCGTGGTGCGCCCCAAGTTGAGGCCGGCGCTGAGCGCGGTTTCAACGCGCACGTCGAACCAGGTCTCGATCGAGCGCGACACGAACTGATACGAGACCACGTAGATCAGCAAACCGGGCAGGAAACCGACCAAGGCAAAAATGGCCGCCAGCTTGACCTGCAAGCGACTGCCAAAGCGCTTGCGCCGCCAGCGGCTGGCCAGTTTGTAGGCCAGCCACAGCAGCAGCACGCCCAGCAGGCTCGCCACCCCCACGTTGAGCCAGACCAGATAGACGTAGCCGTCGGCCTCGAAGGCGCGGTGGTCGGTGGCCACGGTGAGCATGAAAAACAGCACCATCACCACGCCGCCGACCAAAATGAGCAGCAGCGCAGCCAACCAGCGCCGGGCGGCGGCGCCCAGAGGTCGGACGGCGGTGAGGTTCATGCGCGGGAAGACAGGGTGAGGGTGAGCGAGCGCGGTGTAGGGCTCAAGTGCCGCCCGCATCAAAGCGCAGGCTTTGGCGGTAGAGCACCGACCAGCCATCGCTTTGCGGTGCCACGAGCTGGAACGGGCGCGGCAGCAGCCGGTCGTCGAGCCGGAACTCGAAATCGACGCGCACCGCGCCGCCAGCGGGCAGCTCGGCGGCACCCAGCAAACGCCAGCGCGAGACTGCGGTGGCTGCAGCCATCGCGTCGGCAAAGCTGTCGAGGTTTTGGTGCAGCGCGGTGCCCAAGGCGGCCTCGCCCACCGGCCCGGAGTGCACGCTCACGCGCCAGCGCCCCGTCAGGGGTTGGTAGGCCACGCGCACCACGCGCTGCACCGAGGCCAAATAACGCGCGGTCCAGTACCAGCGTGGCTGGCGCACCTCGGCCAGCCAGACAAAGTGCACCGGCACCCCGCGCAGCAGCACCGCCTCGAGGTCGGGCGGCAACTCGGGCGCCAGGCGCGCGCTCAAACTCAGGCCCTCGGCATCGCGCTGCAACTGCACCGGCAGCGGCGCGCTGGCCCAGCTGGTGCCAGCCAAGGCCAAGCAGCACAGGGCCAGCAGCCAGTGCAGCACGGCACGCCAGGTGCGGACAGGCCAAGCCGGCACCGGGCGTACGCAAGGCAACGCCCCCCGCGCCGCCTCAAGCCGGGCGGCCTCAGGCGCGTTTGCGCAACAGGGCGTAGAAAAATCCATCGGTTTCACGCGCCAGATTGTCACCTATAGCCCCGCTGGCGTGCGCCGCAGCGTCGGGGCCGATTGTGGCGCCGGCACCACAGCCGGGCAGCAACTGCCCCGGTGCCGGCAGGCGCTGGGCATCGCTTTGCTGTTGCACAAAGGCTTGCACCACGCCCTCGCCCTCGGCCACAAACACCGAACAGGTGGCGTAGAGCAAGTGCCCGCCGGGGCGCAGCAGCGGCCACAGGGCCTCGAGCAGGCGGCGCTGCTGTGCCGCCAGCTGCGCGATGTCGGTGGGGCGGCGCAGCCAGAGCACATCGGGGTGGCGGCGCACGATGCCGCTGGCGCTGCACGGCGCGTCGAGCAAAATGGCGTCGAAGGGCTGGCCGTCCCACCATGGGCCGGGGTCGGCGGCGTCGCCACAGCGCACCTGCGCCTGCAACCCCAAGCGCTGCAGGTTGTGCGCGATGCGCTCGCAGCGCTGCGGCTCGAGGTCGAGCGCCCACAGTTCGGCGTCGGCGGCTTCGAGCAGGTGCGCGGTCTTGCCGCCCGGCGCGGCGCAGGCGTCGAGGATGCGCAGCCGGGGCGCGGGCGCCCCCAGCCCTGTAGATGCCCCCGCAGACGCCCCTGCGCTCGGCTCTGGCTGGCTTGGCGCGCCCAGTGCCGCTGCGTCCACCGCCCCCAGCAGCAAGGGCGCCGCCAGCTGTGCGGCACCGTCTTGCACCGACACCCAACCCTGCGCCCAGCCCGGCAGCTGCTCCACGGGCAGCGGTTGCGCCAGTTGCACGCCGTCGGCGCCCCAAGGCGTGGCCTCTTGGCCTGCCTGCTTCAGGTGCTGCAGATAGTCGGCGCGGCTGCTGCGGCGCCGGTTGACGCGCAGCACCATCGGCGCGGCGCGCTGGTTGGCGGCCACGATCTGCTCCCAGTGCTGGGGGTGGTCGCGCTGCAGTTGCTCCAGCCACCACAGCGGGTGGTTCCAGCGCGCCACCGGGTCGCGCAGGGCTTGCGCGCGCAGCGCGGCGCGTTCGCGCACAAAGCGGCGCAGGCAGGCGTTGACCAGCCCCTTGAGCGCCGGCGGCAGGCGCAGCGGGCGCAAGGCGGCCACGGCCTGATCGACCAGCGTGTGGGCGGGGTACAGCGGCCGCGGTGGTGTGGCTAAATGGCGGAGGCTGGCTTGATAGGCAGCCGCTGCGGCGGCTGAAGCAGTAGCAGGAATGGCGGCATCAGCACCCGCCACCGAGCCGGCCTCAGCCGCCCCTGCCACCTCAGCCGCCGCATCCAGCAAGCCCAGCGTGAGCTCGAGCAAGGCTGCGGCCAAAGGCGGCGGCGCCTGGCGGCACAGCAGCCGCCGCAGCGCCATCGACAGGCCCCAATGGCGCAGCGCATCGAACACCAGCGCCTGCACCCCCGGCCGCAGGCTGGGGGGCAGCGCCGGCAAGGCGGTGCTGAGCGACTGGCCAGCGGCCACCGCCGCCAGCAGGCGGGCGGCAGCAGCCAGCTGGTCGGCCAGCGCCGGCTTCACTCCGCGCGGCTGTCGCCGTCGGCCTCGGCCAGGCTGGTGGCCAACGCCACCGCATCGGCCTCGGCGATGGCGCGACGCTCTTCGTCGTCCATGCGCTCTTTGGCGTGGCGCGCCTGGTGAAAGGCCATGCCGGTGCCGGCCGGAATCAGGCGCCCGACGATCACGTTCTCTTTCAGGCCGCGCAGCTCGTCCCTCTTGCCCATGATCGCGGCTTCGGTGAGCACGCGTGTGGTCTCTTGGAACGAGGCGGCGGAGATGAACGAGTCGGTCGACAGCGAGGCCTTGGTGATGCCCAGCAACACGTTGCTGTAGCTCGCCGGGGTTTTGCCCTCTTTCATCAACGCGTCGTTGGTGTTGAGGATCTCGGAGCGCTCGACCTGCTCGCCGCCGATGTAGTTCGAGTCGCCCGGGTTGCTCACCACCACGCGGCGCAGCATCTGACGCACGATCACCTCGATGTGCTTGTCGTTGATCTTCACGCCCTGCAAGCGGTAGACGTCTTGCACCTCGTCGACGATGTAGCGCGACAGCTCCTCGATGCCCAGCAGGCGCAGGATGTCTTGCGGGTCGGCCGGGCCGTCGACGATCGATTCGCCCTTGTTCACCACCTGGCCTTCGTGCACCAGGATGTTTTTCTCTTTGGGCACCAGCTCTTCGGCCACCTTGCCGTCGGGGTCGGTGATCTGCAACCGCACCTTGCCTTTGGTCTCTTTGCCAAAGCTCACGGTGCCGGTGATTTCGGCCAGGATGCCCTTGTCTTTGGGCGAGCGCGCCTCGAACAGCTCGGCCACCCGCGGCAGACCGCCGGTGATGTCGCGCGTTTTCTGGCCCTCAACGGGAATGCGCGCCAGCACTTCGCCGGGGCCCACGTCTTGGCCGTCGCGCACCTGAATCAGGGCGCCGACCTGGAAGCCGATCGTCACCGAGTGGTCGGTGCCCGGAATCTTGACCTCGTTGCCGCTGACGTCGATCAGCTTGACCTGCGGCCGCACCACCTTGGTGGCGCCGCGCCGTTTGGGGTCGATCACCACCAGCGTGCTCAGGCCGGTCACGTCGTCGACCTGCTTGGCCACCGTCATGCCCTCGTGCACGTTCTCGAACTTCACCGTGCCGGCGAACTCGGTGATGATCGGGCGCGTGAGCGGGTCCCAGTTGGCCAAGATGGTGCCGGCCTTGATGGCCTGGTCGGCGCGCACCGCCAGAATCGCCCCGTAGGGCACTTTGTGGCGCTCGCGCACCAGCCCGTTTTCGTCGTGAATCACGATTTCGCCCGAGCGCGCGATCACCACCAGCTCGCCCTTGGAGTTGGTGACGTAGCGCATGGTGGCGTTGAAGCCGACGTTGCCGCTGGACTTGGCTTCGACGCTAGACGCCACCGCCGCGCGCGAGGCCGCGCCGCCGATGTGGAAGGTGCGCATGGTGAGCTGCGTACCCGGCTCGCCGATCGACTGCGCGGCGATCACGCCCACCGCTTCGCCGATGTTCACCGGGCCGCCGCGGCCGAGGTCGCGGCCGTAGCACTTGGCGCACAGGCCAAAGCGGGTTTCGCAGGTCAGGGCCGTGCGCACGCGCACCTCGTCGATGCCCAGCGAGTCGATCAGGTCGCAGCCGTCTTCATCGACGATCTGGCCGGCCGCGATCACCACCTGCTGGGTTTCGGGGTTGAGCACGTCGTCGGCCGCCGTGCGGCCCAAAATGCGGTCGCGCAGCGACTCGATCACCTCGCCGCCCTCGACGATGGCGCGCATCAGGGTGCCGTTGCCGGTGCCGCAGTCGTCTTCGGTCACCACCAGGTCTTGCGTCACGTCAACCAAACGCCGCGTCAGGTAGCCCGAGTTGGCGGTTTTCAGCGCCGTGTCGGCCAGCCCCTTGCGCGCGCCGTGGGTGCTGATGAAGTACTGCAGCACGTTCAGGCCTTCGCGGAAGTTGGCCGTGATCGGGGTTTCGATGATCGAGCCGTCGGGCTTGGCCATCAGGCCGCGCATGCCGGCGAGCTGGCGGATCTGCGCCGCCGAACCGCGCGCGCCCGAGTCGGCCATCATATAGATCGAGTTGAACGACTCCTGATCGACCTCGTTGCCGTGGCGGTCGATGGTCTTTTCCTTTTTCAGGCGCTCCATCATCACCTTGGAGATGTCGTCACCGGCCTTGCCCCAGATGTCCACCACCTTGTTGTAGCGCTCGCCCGCAGTCACCAGACCCGACGAATACTGCTGCGCGATCTCTTTGACCTCGGACTCGGCGCGGGCGATGATGGTGTGCTTTTCGGTCGGCACCAGCATGTCGTCGATGGCGATCGAGATGCCGGCGCGGGTGGCCAACCTGAAGCCGTTTTGCAGCAGCTTGTCGGCGAACACCACCGTCTCTTTGAGGCCGCACTTGCGAAACGAGGCGTTGATGAGCTTGGAGATTTCCTTCTTCTTGAGCGCCTTGTTGATGAGCTCGAAGGGCAGACCACGCGGCAAAATCTCGCTCAGCAGGGCGCGGCCCACGGTGGTCTGCACCACCTTGGTGACCGGCACCAGCTGGCCGTCTTCTTTGTTTTTCAGGTGCTCCGTCAGGCTCACCCTGACGCGCGCCGTCAGCTCGACCACGCCGGCGTCGAGCGCGCGCTGCACCTCGGCGATGTCGGCAAAGACCATGTCTTCGCCGCGGCCGTTGATGCGCTCGCGGGTGGTGTAGTACAGGCCCAGCACCACGTCTTGCGAGGGCACGATCGAGGGCTCGCCGTTGGCCGGGAACAGCACGTTGTTGGACGACAACATGAGCGTGCGCGCTTCCATCTGCGCCTCGACCGACAGCGGAATGTGCACCGCCATTTGGTCGCCGTCGAAGTCGGCGTTGAAGGCCGAACACACCAGCGGGTGCAACTGGATCGCCTTGCCCTCGATCAGCAGCGGCTCAAAGGCTTGGATGCCGAGGCGGTGCAGCGTCGGGGCGCGGTTGAGCAGCACCGGGTGCTCGCGGATCACCTCTTCGAGGATGTCCCAGACCACCGGCGTGCCGGCTTCGACTTCTTTTTTGGCCGCCTTGATGGTGGTGGCGATGCCCATCTGCTCGAGGCGCGCAAAGATGAAGGGCTTGAACAATTCGAGTGCCATCAGCTTGGGCAGGCCGCACTGGTGCAGCTTGAGCGTGGGGCCGACGGTGATGACCGAGCGGCCCGAGTAATCGACCCGCTTGCCGAGCAAGTTTTGGCGGAAGCGCCCGCCCTTGCCCTTGATCATGTCGGCCAGCGACTTGAGGGCGCGCTTGTTGGCGCCGGTCATGGCCTTGCCGCGGCGGCCGTTGTCGAGCAGGCTGTCCACTGCCTCTTGCAGCATGCGCTTTTCGTTGCGCGCGATGATCTCGGGCGCTTTGAGCTCGAGCAGGCGCTTGAGGCGGCTGTTGCGGTTGATCACACGCCGGTACAGGTCGTTGAGGTCGGAGGTGGCAAAGCGGCCGCCGTCGAGGGGAACGAGCGGGCGCAGGTCGGGCGGCAGCACCGGCAGCACGTCGAGCACCATCCACTCGGGTTTGATGCCCGATTTTTTGAAGGCTTCCAGCACCTTGAGGCGCTTGGCGTTTTTCTTGACCTTGAGCTCGGAGCCGGTGAGGTCGTTGCGCAGGCGCTCGATCTCGCCGTCGATGTCGATGCTGGCCAGCAGCTCTTGGATGCCCTCGG
This sequence is a window from Serpentinimonas maccroryi. Protein-coding genes within it:
- a CDS encoding response regulator — its product is MANILVVDDELGIRELLFEILNDEGHAVELAENAARARELRLAARPDLVLLDIWMPDTDGVSLLKEWAAGGLLTMPVIMMSGHATIETAVEATRIGAMAFLEKPITLQKLLQTVQKGLTRVVARPAASAKSDPALPAASEPLLDATPHLVGARAADDESGTQRFDFDAPLREARDAFEKAYFEFHLNQENGSMTRVAEKTGLERTHLYRKLKQLGVDLNKSKRVGE
- a CDS encoding sensor histidine kinase codes for the protein MNLTAVRPLGAAARRWLAALLLILVGGVVMVLFFMLTVATDHRAFEADGYVYLVWLNVGVASLLGVLLLWLAYKLASRWRRKRFGSRLQVKLAAIFALVGFLPGLLIYVVSYQFVSRSIETWFDVRVETALSAGLNLGRTTIETLAADLASKSRGAALRLGEQSDVAAALSLEGLRAQMQAHDMVLWSATGRAIGSAGESRFELLPAAPSPELLRLVRAQRSITRIEGLEELETLAEPQQVLQLPAAQLPRIRVLVLVEPHGFGIGLEPRFLQVVSILPAALVADALSVQLANREYQERALAREGLRSMYIGTLTLALFLATFGAVLLALLLGQQLMRPLLVLAEGMRDVARGDLTPKQALPTKDELAGLTRSFAHMTQELLEARQAVQRSIGQVDAARANLQTLLDNLSAGVVVLDAQQRLLSANPGAMRILRVPLNAHLGQGLHAVPGLRGFADFVQQQFDRFLADSVQHEGQHWQQPVDLQPGNEANAAQEGQRQALTLIARGALLPSGEQLLVFDDVSEIISAQRAQAWAEVARRLAHEIKNPLTPIQLAAERLAMKLQPKLEGAELLLLDKSVKTIVDQVDAMKRLVNEFRDYARLPAAQLEPLDLNAQLRDIVALYEAADVPVRLDLQAGLPPVLADAQQVRQVVHNLVQNAQDATPPGAPAVLLRTRASEGGRWVRLQVLDHGPGFAEAILKRAFEPYVTSKAKGTGLGLAVVKKIIDEHGGRIDIGHWQDDEGQGGAQVSLSLRVATLQQN
- a CDS encoding DUF4390 domain-containing protein, yielding MLHWLLALCCLALAGTSWASAPLPVQLQRDAEGLSLSARLAPELPPDLEAVLLRGVPVHFVWLAEVRQPRWYWTARYLASVQRVVRVAYQPLTGRWRVSVHSGPVGEAALGTALHQNLDSFADAMAAATAVSRWRLLGAAELPAGGAVRVDFEFRLDDRLLPRPFQLVAPQSDGWSVLYRQSLRFDAGGT
- the rsmB gene encoding 16S rRNA (cytosine(967)-C(5))-methyltransferase RsmB produces the protein MKPALADQLAAAARLLAAVAAGQSLSTALPALPPSLRPGVQALVFDALRHWGLSMALRRLLCRQAPPPLAAALLELTLGLLDAAAEVAGAAEAGSVAGADAAIPATASAAAAAAYQASLRHLATPPRPLYPAHTLVDQAVAALRPLRLPPALKGLVNACLRRFVRERAALRAQALRDPVARWNHPLWWLEQLQRDHPQHWEQIVAANQRAAPMVLRVNRRRSSRADYLQHLKQAGQEATPWGADGVQLAQPLPVEQLPGWAQGWVSVQDGAAQLAAPLLLGAVDAAALGAPSQPEPSAGASAGASTGLGAPAPRLRILDACAAPGGKTAHLLEAADAELWALDLEPQRCERIAHNLQRLGLQAQVRCGDAADPGPWWDGQPFDAILLDAPCSASGIVRRHPDVLWLRRPTDIAQLAAQQRRLLEALWPLLRPGGHLLYATCSVFVAEGEGVVQAFVQQQSDAQRLPAPGQLLPGCGAGATIGPDAAAHASGAIGDNLARETDGFFYALLRKRA
- the rpoC gene encoding DNA-directed RNA polymerase subunit beta'; its protein translation is MKHFLDLFKQITPDEHFDAIKIGLASPEKIRSWSFGEVKKPETINYRTFKPERDGLFCAKIFGPIKDYECLCGKYKRLKHRGVICEKCGVEVTQTKVRRERMGHIDLAAPCAHIWFLKSLPSRLGMVLDMTLRDIERVLYFEAYVVVDPGMTPLKKFAIMSEDDFDAKEREYGDEFVAKMGAEGIQELLASIDIDGEIERLRNDLTGSELKVKKNAKRLKVLEAFKKSGIKPEWMVLDVLPVLPPDLRPLVPLDGGRFATSDLNDLYRRVINRNSRLKRLLELKAPEIIARNEKRMLQEAVDSLLDNGRRGKAMTGANKRALKSLADMIKGKGGRFRQNLLGKRVDYSGRSVITVGPTLKLHQCGLPKLMALELFKPFIFARLEQMGIATTIKAAKKEVEAGTPVVWDILEEVIREHPVLLNRAPTLHRLGIQAFEPLLIEGKAIQLHPLVCSAFNADFDGDQMAVHIPLSVEAQMEARTLMLSSNNVLFPANGEPSIVPSQDVVLGLYYTTRERINGRGEDMVFADIAEVQRALDAGVVELTARVRVSLTEHLKNKEDGQLVPVTKVVQTTVGRALLSEILPRGLPFELINKALKKKEISKLINASFRKCGLKETVVFADKLLQNGFRLATRAGISIAIDDMLVPTEKHTIIARAESEVKEIAQQYSSGLVTAGERYNKVVDIWGKAGDDISKVMMERLKKEKTIDRHGNEVDQESFNSIYMMADSGARGSAAQIRQLAGMRGLMAKPDGSIIETPITANFREGLNVLQYFISTHGARKGLADTALKTANSGYLTRRLVDVTQDLVVTEDDCGTGNGTLMRAIVEGGEVIESLRDRILGRTAADDVLNPETQQVVIAAGQIVDEDGCDLIDSLGIDEVRVRTALTCETRFGLCAKCYGRDLGRGGPVNIGEAVGVIAAQSIGEPGTQLTMRTFHIGGAASRAAVASSVEAKSSGNVGFNATMRYVTNSKGELVVIARSGEIVIHDENGLVRERHKVPYGAILAVRADQAIKAGTILANWDPLTRPIITEFAGTVKFENVHEGMTVAKQVDDVTGLSTLVVIDPKRRGATKVVRPQVKLIDVSGNEVKIPGTDHSVTIGFQVGALIQVRDGQDVGPGEVLARIPVEGQKTRDITGGLPRVAELFEARSPKDKGILAEITGTVSFGKETKGKVRLQITDPDGKVAEELVPKEKNILVHEGQVVNKGESIVDGPADPQDILRLLGIEELSRYIVDEVQDVYRLQGVKINDKHIEVIVRQMLRRVVVSNPGDSNYIGGEQVERSEILNTNDALMKEGKTPASYSNVLLGITKASLSTDSFISAASFQETTRVLTEAAIMGKRDELRGLKENVIVGRLIPAGTGMAFHQARHAKERMDDEERRAIAEADAVALATSLAEADGDSRAE